In Ciconia boyciana chromosome 3, ASM3463844v1, whole genome shotgun sequence, a genomic segment contains:
- the GPR63 gene encoding probable G-protein coupled receptor 63 translates to MVFSAMLTLARSGTSNATFIVYENAYTNFTTPQFLLRSGTTQPLRYSSGAVLTTERSTFLVNTTAILPSQEVFRSLSLPLQIILSAAMIFILLVSFLGNFVVCLMVYQKAAMRSAINILLASLAFADMLLAVLNMPFALITIITTQWIFGDIFCRVSAMFFWLFVIEGVAILLIISIDRFLIIVQRQDKLNPYRAKILIVISWAASFVVAFPLSVGNPNLQIPSRAPQCVFGYSTSPGYRAYVIVILLISFFIPFLVMLYSFMGILNTVRHNAVRIHSHPDSICLSQASKLGLMSLQRPFQMNIDMSFKTRAFTTILILFLVFIVCWAPFTTYSLIATFNSHFYYKHNFFEISTWLLWLCYLKSALNPLIYYWRIKKFHDACLDLMPKYFKFLPQLPGHTRRRIRPSAIYVCGEHRSVV, encoded by the coding sequence ATGGTTTTCTCAGCAATGTTGACGCTGGCCCGCTCTGGGACCTCAAATGCTACTTTTATTGTTTATGAAAATGCCTATACGAATTTTACCACTCCCCAGTTCTTGCTTCGTAGTGGCACAACACAGCCATTGAGATATAGTTCAGGTGCCGTGCTCACCACTGAGAGGAGTACTTTTCTGGTAAACACTACAGCTATCCTGCCGTCGCAAGAAGTTTTCAGGAGCTTGAGTTTGCCACTCCAGATCATTCTTTCTGCTGCTATGATATTTATCCTATTGGTTTCTTTCCTTGGAAACTTTGTTGTCTGCCTCATGGTCTACCAGAAGGCAGCTATGCGATCTGCAATTAACATCCTCTTAGCAAGCCTGGCTTTTGCAGAcatgctgctggcagtgctgaaCATGCCTTTTGCTCTGATAACAATCATTACCACTCAGTGGATTTTCGGGGATATATTCTGCAGAGTCTCTGCCATGTTCTTCTGGCTTTTTGTCATAGAGGGGGTAGCCATTCTTCTTATTATTAGTATTGACCGATTTCTTATCATAGTTCAGAGGCAAGATAAACTGAACCCTTACCGTGCAAAGATTCTCATTGTGATTTCCTGGGCAGCATCctttgttgttgcttttccGTTATCAGTAGGGAATCCTAATCTGCAGATACCCTCAAGAGCACCTCAGTGTGTTTTTGGCTACTCTACAAGCCCAGGTTACCGAGCCTATGTGATAGTTATCttgctaatttctttttttattccattcctGGTAATGCTGTATTCTTTTATGGGCATACTCAACACCGTCCGTCACAATGCAGTTCGTATCCATAGCCACCCTGATAGCATATGCCTGAGCCAGGCCAGCAAACTTGGTCTCATGAGCTTACAGAGACCTTTTCAGATGAATATTGATATGAGCTTTAAAACTCGTGCCTTCACAACCATCTTGATTTTGTTCCTTGTCTTCATAGTCTGTTGGGCGCCCTTCACCACTTACAGCCTTATTGCCACATTCAACAGCCACTTCTACTACAAGCACAACTTTTTTGAGATAAGCACTTGGCTCCTTTGGCTCTGCTACCTCAAGTCTGCACTGAACCCACTGATTTACTACTGGAGGATTAAGAAGTTTCATGATGCATGCTTGGACTTGATGCCCAAATACTTCAAGTTTTTGCCACAGCTACCTGGCCATACAAGGCGGCGCATTCGACCCAGTGCCATCTATGTGTGTGGGGAGCATCGGTCGGTAGTGTGA